The DNA sequence cttttatttttcatcacatttttataaaataaatacttttaaaattaaaaatttaaacacaaaataatttatttataaataatttttttattaaaattatttattatttaaattattttatcaaaaaaaatttaattaagttaattacCTAAACTGAACTTAGTGAAATTGCCAGGTTCAGATTGAggtttaactaaaaaataaaaactaaaaaacttTTTTAGCAACTGACTGAAACCAAACAAGCTCAGAGCCTCACTGTAGAAAGAAATGTGTTAGAAGTTAGAACTTAGAAGAATGTAGAGAGTTAAAAACGTGCTATTGTTAGCGGCGACTGCACCTGTCCATGAAATATGCCATGGCCACAACTACAAGGGAACCACCCAACGCTAAGAAAAtccctctcttccctcttctctCCCTTCTCTGCTTCACCTCCATCTTCCTCATCCTCTCCCAGTTCAGGAACACTTCCTCCACCCCTTCCACCTCCCGCTCCTCTTCTCTCCGCACCTTCCAAATCCATTCTTCTTCATGCGACTACACTGATGGCACATGGATCCACGATGCGCCCGGAAAACCCAGGTATGATAACACCTGCAAGGAGATCTTTAAGGGTTGGAATTGCATCTCCGCCAACAAATCCAACGCTCAACAACTCGCCACGTGGCGCTGGAAGCCTCACCGCTGCGATCTCCCCCAGTTCGACCCACTTGCGTTCCTCGAAAACCACAGACACGTCAGCATTGGTACTCGCTTagtttcttcctgtttttcgattttGATTATCGGAACAAAGTTTTGAGCTTTTGGCATTGTCGGTAACCGGCACTTCAGGTTTTAGGGTTCTGAGAATGAAGTTGTATGCTTTATGGCATTGTGAATGATGGGAGTTGTGCAGTGCAGGGTTTGTTGGGGACTCGTTGAATAGGAACATGTTTGTGTCGCTCTTCTGCACTCTCAAGAGCGTCTCCAGTGGGCAAGTGAAGAAGTGGCGTCCCGTTGGCGCTGACCGCGGATTCACCTTTCTCAGCCACAATCTCACCATTGCCTATCACCGGACCAATCTCCTCGCACGTTATGGTAGGTAAGCTTTGTGGTTTTGTCATTCTTATGCTGTTGTAATGTTGTTGATGTCAATTCTGCGGATTTctttgaaaattgaaatggcACTTCTGTTATGTTCTATGCTGATGTTGCATTGAGTCcaaatttgaaaaacattttggTTGCCCCCATAAAAACTGTTTGTGATTTTCTCCGGTAAGTATACTCTTGATAAGAACTAATATAGGATTCATGTCATATGTTCTCTTATTGGTTGAGATTTCATGGTTAAGGTTATCTCATGTGCCACTACTGTCTACTGGACTATGTGGAATCGTTTATTGTTCATTGTTAACCTCTGatcttctttctctgttttgATCCAGATGGTCAGCAAATCAAAATGGCGGTGCCTTGGAATCTCTTGGATTTAAAGAGGGATATAGAGTTGATGTTGATGTTCCAGAAAGCACGTGGGCACAAGCTCCAAGTTTCCATGATATTCTAATTTTCAACACTGGTCACTGGTAAGCTTCCATATTCCTTTGATTGATGATATATTCTAGTTGTTTTCCTTTCTGTGTGTTGATGTTAGAAATGAATAGAATTCTAGGGGGAAAAGGTACCAATCTTTGCATCCTAAGATTGCTTTGATCATAATGTCTTCCTGTGATTGTGAATTTACTCAAGTGTTGGATTTCCTCAGGACCTCAGCAGGTTACCAGGCAGAAGTTGTATTTGTGATCATTTTTACAATCTTGATTTCATCGGTGTCCTTCAGTTTCATGTTCtgcttctaattttctttttatagttTAGCTGATGCCCGAGTTTCTTTGACGATTGATAGTAtgggattttttttaaatgatttatttattttaaccaCGAAGAGCTGCCTTTTACTGCTTGTACctcattttttgttttaagtTAATATTGTTGTAGCTGTTCTTTGGAAATATCTTTTGAAGTTATGAGAAAATTTGATTTGTTAATCTGGTTTTTGGTTCATATAAGCAGGTGGTGGGCCCCTTCAAAATTTGATCCCGTGAAATCACCTATGCTATTTTTCAAGAAGGGTCAGCCAGTACTCCCTCCTTTACCTCCTGATCAAGGCCTGGATATGGCTTTGGAGCACATGGTAATGTCTTTGCCCCCTGTTCTGCTTTCATGGTAGAGTTTAAAAACAATTACAAACTAAAAAGAGGAAATTTTTGTGCATGTGTTTTCATGGTGGAACATAGACATGGTTTTCTATATGACCATGTGGAATCTTGTGAAATATGTAGGCAACCTCACCTAGTGGACTTGGATATTATTCTGTTGTATGGAGAAGTTTTCCATTTTTTACATATTCATGGATGTTGTGAACATACAGAACGAATCTTCTTTCAGTAATAGGTCTTCGGTAGGTCTAAATAGTGAGTTCAATTCAAAACTTTTGATGATTGCAAATTCAATGATGGCATTGTGAACTTACAACTAGTTCAAACAGTTCTGTGCTTGTTCTGTGCACTTTAATATGGAGAGTGATTCCTTCACAGATCGCATATGTCGAGGAGAGGGCACGACCAGGTGCGGTCAAATTTTTCCGCACTCAATCTCCGAGACATTTTGAAGGGGGAGATTGGGATCAGGGTGGTAGCTGCCAAAGGGATAAACCATTATCAACAGAGCAGGTCGGTCCATATATCTAGTATTTTCTGAATAGAACTTTCATCCAATGAAATGGCATGCGATTCCTCATTACGGCATTAGTACCAGTTTTTACTTCTTTGATAAGCTGGTCCATTCGATCATCACCCTTTCAGGTAGAAGAAGTCTTCTCTGTGAAGAATAATGGGACAAACGTGGAGGTTAGATTGGTCAATGGACACCTCTATAAGGCTCTCAAGGGATCTACATTCATTGTTTTAGACATCACTCACTTGAGTGAGTTCAGGGCTGATGCCCACCCAGCCGCGGCTGGAGGGAAAAAACACGACGATTGCATGCACTGGTGCTTACCAGGACTCACAGATACTTGGAATGACTTGTTCGTAACACATCTGAATAGTGTCAAGGGTAGAAGTTGATGAACTCCATAGTAATATTCATTAGGAAAAATTATGATGAACGAATTTTGGTTGTTGACCTGTTTGAGATGAGTCTAATCGTATGAGTTATATTCTTCCACTTGTtcatttgaaaattaatgagaTAAAATAGTTCCAAGTAAAAATCTTGTGCTCCATTTTACTATCCTTCCATGTTATCCGTGTATTTGGATCTTTTTATCTCATTTCAACTGTTTTTTGTGgctaattaatattatatttcaAATTACTCACCATTTCTTATATGGTAATAAAGAAGTTTGTATGATCCAAAgtatgagtttaattttaatgtattgatCGTGTAAAATGTTTTATACAGGTGTCCAATTACATATGTTTTTATGCGATCAATGTaaagtgtaatttttttttttgttaacgtGACGTTGCGTAATTAAGTGTACGTGTAAAATTGTTTTACAGCGGGActgaatcaaaattaaattttccaTACTCGTGGGATCCGGGCGGCTTGTGTATAATGGGGGGACCACCGAGGCTCCCCTCTTCTCGAGAATCCATACATCCCTTATCTTATAACACTTCTCCTTCCGACCTTCCAGCACCGGGCAGGTGTCAGACTCTATACATCGTGTTACCACTTAGCAGAGTCCTGTGTTTTTAATAAACAGTCGCTACCCCCTGGTATGTGCCGCTTTCCTAATCAAAAGATAGGAGAGCACCTTTTTTGTCTTGTTTTTAGTTGATATGGAGTCATTGACATATATTTAAGTAATCTAATAAGATTAATATGATGCCTCAAGAGAGGTCGGGATAGTTTAGCCAGTGAATGTTGTCGACGCTAAAAAGCACCCGTTCGGCCACGGCTTTGAAATTCACCGCTGCTGGTAAGTTCCCATCCCCATTTCTTCTCACCTTTCTAAATCATTATAAGCCCGCCGACACACAGCGAAATGGGTGGTTTGCAGTTAAGAGGTACTGTTTTACAGCGGGActgaatcaaaattaaattttccaATGTAAAACGAAAGATGCCTATGCGTGAAGTGGCATGGTAAAAATGTTAAGTCAATCACTGAACTTAGATTCTGCCTGTTCACAGAGGCCaacaatttaaatattttgagAAAGTTCTATACCAATGCCTAAATTTCATATACATTACCGAAAAGAGATAgatgtaaaatataaaaataataatgtctaAAGTGAATTACAAAAACACCAGCAACTCATACCCTGTTTTCTGGGTGAAGCTAACCAATTTACTGAATCTTATTACTCAGAATATGAGTGATCAGACTCAATCTAGACGTTTTTGGAGGAGGCTTTCGGACTTCTATTGAGAAGTTTGCAATTTTCAATATTAGAGTTCAAGACatttaatttagaaaaatattagacgGTCAATActttttagtaataaaaaaagCATAGAATGAGTTAGTGTTAATTCAGATACAAACCAAAACAAGGGAAAAATGTTATTGgttacctatacttttccttaaTTTAAATACCAAAGTATTTCCAACTAAACCACCATGTGAGTAATGTATTCATCTCGCacaagaaaaagataaaaatgaataTAGTTGATGACATTTTCTGCTTAATTAATTACGTGTGATCTTGCCTGCTGTTCACTAGGTTAGTAAATTATAGAATATAATATTACTCATGTATTTGCTTATTATAATCAttcaataaataattataacacCAATCAAATATATATCGTGATACATAACGTGTCAATAATTTATCAatatcatagaacaacaaatttATGATGCaccagaaaaaaataaataaaattacactTAATCTGCTATAACACAATctttccaaaaaaataaataattgtcaTGTGAAGTTGTGCAGATCTAAAACTGATTATATTAAGATGCATTAATGTTACTTTGATAGACTCTAAAATGTACTTTAATTGATCTCAAAGATGCGTTacaaatattataataaatgtACCAAACTACTCAAAATTATTTGTAGATAATATTTTAATAGGCCATGCATCCGATCCTTGTTCAGTGTTCATGCAATGGTGGTCCCTCCATTCACACTCATGAGTCATGAATTGGAAGGcgaaaaaagaaatgaaaacaGCGTAGAAATTGGCAACTAGTTCAAAACGGAAGTTATGTTTGTTAGTTGATTCAGTTAGGCTTGTAGTTGAGACTTTGTATCTGTATTACTGTATATCACACAATTCACCATTCACCATTGACTCATCTAATTCAATAATCAATTCACCATTCATCATTGATTCATTTTCATAATTGCATAATAAATAAGATTATTGTTAGTTAATATAATTCTAAATCTAAAGTACACGGACTGTCCAGCCTTTTCTGTCCTCAATGGTTCCAGTTTGAATCCCAAGCAGAGTTTTGCGCAGCTTCTGAGCCACTGTCTCTGCTCCTGTCTTGTATTCAATTCTGCATTCAACAATTACTAGTTAGCAATTAGCATCATGAATTTTCATTAGGCACAAGTCTTTTTCACTATGATATTAAGATCACTTTACTTTGTATTCTTATATGTCACAGATGCAATATTGTTCACAACCACTGCAGTTCCAGTGCAGAACAATTCATCAGCAACCAGCATTTCCTCCACTGTTACGCCGCGTTCCGTTACCTGATCAACCATAATTTCAACAACCAACTCCTTAGTTTAAAATGTTAGatcattaaatatttaaatatccaTAGTTCTATACATAAtggagaaaattaaaaaaatacctGGTAACCCAAATCAAGGGCAATGGCAATGACAGATTTTCTAGTGATCCCAGGCAGAATGGCTCCATCTATTGTGGGAGTGCAGATAGCATTTCCCTTCAcaagattataaaaaaaaaaacgaattAAATCACAAATTTTTGTTTAGGATGTAAATTAGTAACTACATGTTTGTGATATGTACCTTAACTACAAACAAATTGCATGCAGAACCTTCCTCTATATGTTTTCCAGTTGCTGCATCCAAGAATAAGACATCGGAGAACCCTTCTGCCTTTGCTTCAGTGGTTGCTGGATAAACCTATACCAACAGAAACATAGAGCTTTGAGGGTAGGCTGTTTTGCTTAATTAGTAGTATGGTTTAGTCAATAAAGTCATTTAATTTAGTTGTCATTCTCCTTTGTAGTATGCTACATAATCTAATGAGTTAAATACTTAAATTGAATAATGAAATCCCGGACCACAGTTATGTAACACAAAATTTATGGCTTCACTAGATTCCTTAAAACTTCAGTGATCTCAAAAGTCAAAACTATACCAAAGAAAATAGACATATATCTAAGTTGGAGAAAATGGTGATTAATAGGTAGTTGCTAATAACATGGTGGTTACCGGGGCATAGTTTGTGACACTCTTAATCCCTCCAGTTCCAGAGAAGCCAGATATTGCTCGATAGAGTTTCTCCTCCACTTTGAAGTTTAGAGGACCCTATATAAACATAATCAACAAAGTGATATTAGTCTTAATGAGTTTCATAAGAAAAAGGTTGTGATGTTTGTTCCATCGTTTTTAGTTATGTTGATGATAAAAAGCATAACGATAGCAGACCTTGTGATAGTTGCTAACAGGAGAACAGTAAATAAGAAAAGTGTACTCAGTTGAAGGTCCCACGCCTAAGGCAGCACCTGTTCCCATCAGCAATGGCCTAAGGTACAGTGTTCCTCTCCCTGCTGGAGGCACCTGTTTCAAGTTCCAACCTCAATTTAGTTTTCATTCTTATATCCTCATTTTATGTTCAagttttaaaatcaaaatcacAAGTATCTCGAAGTTGAAAATACATACATACCCAGCGTTTGTTGGCAAGGACTGTGTCCTTGACAGCATTAATAAACTGCTCAACGGATGGGGAAGTCATACACAATCTGTCAGCACCAGCCTTCATGCGCAGGGCATTCTCCTCTGGCCTAAACAGAAGTATAGACCCTTCTTCGGTTCTATATGCCTTTAGCCCCTCAAAGATCCCCTAACACAACCACAAATTTTCATGTATATATGTAGAGTGAAGTTAgctaattaaataaaaactGTGATGAAAATGAAACTATAAATAGGATATGCTCCTTTGAAATTTTACCTGTCCATAATTTAAGATGCCAGCAGCAGGGCTGACCTCAAAGGTTCCATAACGAATGAGGTTTCCATGTGAAAACTTTTCACCCTTTGCACATTTCATTACATACATGTAATCAGTGGGAACTAGACTAAATCCAATGTCCTCCCAATTGATGTCAGGGTAAGTTTCACTGTGGTTTCATCACAAAagtaatgaaaaataaaaacaataccaagtctgtgtgtatatatatgcattAACTAATTTGCCTTATACTTGGGGTTATACAACTGTCATACAGTGTACCTGTTTGAATCCTCTAAGCAGTTCTCCAAAACTGAAGGGGGAGCCATTGTTGTTATGCAGTGGGGCCTTTCTGCAATATATAAAAGcaaaacaataacaataataattgtgATATTGGTCCATGGTCCTCACCATACATGGAAAGGCCACCACCAATGCTCTCTAATTGTGGTGAATGTGTTCATTACCGGCAACTCACTAAGGATGCATAATGCTCAAAGTTTAAAGATAAGAGCATTCTCTTCACATTTGTAAGGTTAGAGAGATTAGAGATAAAAGAGCACATAATAATATACAAAACCAAAATACCAGTCGTTGTTGAGTAAtgcacatatataatatataatatgaaaATGTAAAAGTAAGATGAAGAGAAGCAGTGGTACCTTAGAGGGAGTTAGGGGTAGAGAAGACAGAAGAGAATGAAAGGAATATGAATGGGAGTGGAACGTAACCACTAACCACGCTGATCTTAATGCACACACACACAGCTATGATATCGGCGTTAAGGCCTTTTATATAGGAAGAACCATTGGAACAAGCTAAAAAAATATGCCACGTGGCATAATCCTTCCCGTTAGTTACAACATGATTATTTTACTCCTAAAACTAACCTTAGCTTCTTCTAGAACCATAAATTTCATTTATATGTGTCCTGAAATCACTTCTCTAACATACTTTTCAGTAATAatatgttttgaatttgctTGATTTTTGTATACAATTTACGTGATGAGATTGTCATACACAGGATTTAAAAAACAAAGATACCTACTTGTATAAAAGGATTTTGTTAACAAGATTTTTAAACAactttcatttcttttttttcttccagAATATTTTTGAGTTTCTGATGCATTCATTCAATAATGAAACAACTGTTATTAAAACGCATAAACAATTACTAAAAAAATCCttcattaattaaaaattagttttgaaacccattataaaataaaatagtttttacTTATTgacatattttctttttatgtaATATTGATCTTATTGTCTAGTTTATTTACCTTTATATAGTTTGATTTATTTCTTATTATGAAACCTATATAAAATATTCATGTCAAAATGTTAGTTTTCGttaaagttattaattaaaatattataaaagtgGATACTATCATAAAAATCACGTTACCAACCATTAGATTATTCAGTCAAATATGTTAAACAATTTAATCATATAATAATAAACAATATT is a window from the Arachis stenosperma cultivar V10309 chromosome 3, arast.V10309.gnm1.PFL2, whole genome shotgun sequence genome containing:
- the LOC130967908 gene encoding protein trichome birefringence-like 13, which encodes MKYAMATTTREPPNAKKIPLFPLLSLLCFTSIFLILSQFRNTSSTPSTSRSSSLRTFQIHSSSCDYTDGTWIHDAPGKPRYDNTCKEIFKGWNCISANKSNAQQLATWRWKPHRCDLPQFDPLAFLENHRHVSIGFVGDSLNRNMFVSLFCTLKSVSSGQVKKWRPVGADRGFTFLSHNLTIAYHRTNLLARYGRWSANQNGGALESLGFKEGYRVDVDVPESTWAQAPSFHDILIFNTGHWWWAPSKFDPVKSPMLFFKKGQPVLPPLPPDQGLDMALEHMIAYVEERARPGAVKFFRTQSPRHFEGGDWDQGGSCQRDKPLSTEQVEEVFSVKNNGTNVEVRLVNGHLYKALKGSTFIVLDITHLSEFRADAHPAAAGGKKHDDCMHWCLPGLTDTWNDLFVTHLNSVKGRS
- the LOC130970266 gene encoding branched-chain-amino-acid aminotransferase 6-like; its protein translation is MAPPSVLENCLEDSNSETYPDINWEDIGFSLVPTDYMYVMKCAKGEKFSHGNLIRYGTFEVSPAAGILNYGQGIFEGLKAYRTEEGSILLFRPEENALRMKAGADRLCMTSPSVEQFINAVKDTVLANKRWVPPAGRGTLYLRPLLMGTGAALGVGPSTEYTFLIYCSPVSNYHKGPLNFKVEEKLYRAISGFSGTGGIKSVTNYAPVYPATTEAKAEGFSDVLFLDAATGKHIEEGSACNLFVVKGNAICTPTIDGAILPGITRKSVIAIALDLGYQVTERGVTVEEMLVADELFCTGTAVVVNNIASVTYKNTKIEYKTGAETVAQKLRKTLLGIQTGTIEDRKGWTVRVL